From Pseudomonas sp. G.S.17, the proteins below share one genomic window:
- the tuf gene encoding elongation factor Tu, translating into MAKEKFDRSLPHVNVGTIGHVDHGKTTLTAALTRVCSEVFGSARVDFDKIDSAPEEKARGITINTAHVEYNSAVRHYAHVDCPGHADYVKNMITGAAQMDGAILVCSAADGPMPQTREHILLSRQVGVPYIVVFLNKADLVDDAELLELVEMEVRDLLSTYDFPGDDTPIIIGSARMALEGLDDNEMGTTAVKKLVETLDSYIPQPERAVDKPFLMPIEDVFSISGRGTVVTGRVERGIVKIQDPLEIVGLRDTTLTTCTGVEMFRKLLDEGRAGENCGVLLRGTKRDDVERGQVLVKPGTVKPHTQFEAEIYVLSKEEGGRHTPFFKGYRPQFYFRTTDVTGSCELPEGVEMVMPGDNVKVSVTLIKPIAMEDGLRFAIREGGRTVGAGVVAKIIA; encoded by the coding sequence GTGGCTAAAGAAAAATTTGATCGTTCCCTACCGCACGTCAACGTTGGCACCATCGGTCACGTTGACCACGGTAAAACCACTCTGACTGCTGCTCTGACTCGCGTCTGCTCCGAAGTTTTCGGTTCGGCTCGTGTTGACTTCGACAAGATCGACAGCGCACCAGAAGAGAAAGCTCGCGGTATCACCATCAACACCGCTCACGTTGAATACAACTCGGCTGTGCGTCACTACGCGCACGTTGACTGCCCAGGTCACGCCGACTACGTAAAAAACATGATCACCGGTGCTGCCCAGATGGACGGCGCTATCCTGGTTTGTTCGGCTGCTGATGGTCCGATGCCACAAACCCGTGAGCACATCCTGCTGTCCCGTCAGGTTGGCGTTCCGTACATCGTGGTTTTCCTGAACAAGGCTGACCTGGTAGACGACGCTGAGCTGCTGGAACTGGTTGAGATGGAAGTGCGCGATCTGCTGAGCACTTACGACTTCCCTGGCGACGACACTCCAATCATCATCGGCTCTGCCCGTATGGCGCTGGAAGGTCTGGACGACAACGAGATGGGCACCACTGCCGTCAAGAAGCTGGTTGAGACTCTGGATAGCTACATTCCTCAGCCTGAGCGTGCTGTCGACAAGCCATTCCTGATGCCGATCGAAGACGTATTCTCCATCTCTGGTCGCGGCACCGTTGTGACTGGTCGTGTTGAGCGCGGTATCGTCAAGATTCAGGATCCGCTGGAAATCGTTGGTCTGCGTGATACCACCCTCACCACCTGTACTGGTGTTGAAATGTTCCGCAAGCTGCTCGACGAAGGTCGTGCTGGCGAGAACTGCGGCGTTCTGCTGCGTGGTACCAAGCGTGACGACGTTGAGCGTGGCCAGGTTCTGGTTAAGCCAGGCACCGTTAAGCCGCACACTCAGTTCGAAGCTGAAATCTACGTACTGAGCAAAGAAGAAGGCGGTCGCCACACTCCGTTCTTCAAAGGCTATCGTCCACAGTTCTACTTCCGTACTACCGACGTAACCGGTAGCTGCGAACTGCCGGAAGGCGTTGAGATGGTAATGCCAGGTGATAACGTTAAAGTTAGCGTTACCCTGATCAAGCCAATCGCAATGGAAGATGGTCTGCGTTTCGCTATTCGTGAAGGCGGTCGTACCGTCGGCGCTGGCGTCGTAGCCAAAATCATCGCGTAA
- the fusA gene encoding elongation factor G, with product MARTTPINRYRNIGIVAHVDAGKTTTTERVLFYTGVNHKMGEVHDGAATMDWMVQEQERGITITSAATTAFWAGSDKQFDRHRFNIIDTPGHVDFTIEVERSLRVLDGAVVVFCGTSGVEPQSETVWRQANKYGVPRLVYVNKMDRAGANFLRVIGQIKQRLGHTPVPIQLAIGAEDNFQGQIDLISMEAVYWDDADKGMVARREAIPAELQELAEEWRSNMVEAAAEANEELMNKYLEGEELTIEEIKSALRQRTIAGEIVLAVCGSSFKNKGVPLVLDAVIDYLPAPVDIPAIKGSDPDDEEVAMERHADDSEPFSALAFKIATDPFVGTLTFARVYSGVLSSGDGVLNSVKGKKERVGRMVQMHANTREEIKEVRAGDIAALIGMKDVTTGDTLCSLDKPIILVRMDFPEPVISVAVEPKTKDDQEKMGIALGKLAQEDPSFRVKTDEETGQTIISGMGELHLDILVDRMRREFNVEANIGKPQVSYREKITKACEIEGKFVRQSGGRGQFGHCWIRFAPADEGQEGLQFVNEVVGGVVPKEYIPAIQKGIEEQMKNGVVAGYPLIGLKATVFDGSYHDVDSNEMAFKVAASMATKQLASKGGGVVLEPIMKVEVVTPEDYMGDVMGDLNRRRGLIQGMEDTVSGKVIRAEVPLGEMFGYATDVRSMSQGRASYSMEFSKYSEAPSNVVEAIVKKQG from the coding sequence ATGGCTCGTACTACTCCGATTAACCGCTACCGTAACATTGGTATCGTTGCTCACGTGGATGCTGGTAAAACCACCACCACCGAGCGCGTCCTTTTTTACACTGGCGTAAACCACAAAATGGGCGAGGTGCATGATGGCGCCGCGACCATGGACTGGATGGTGCAAGAGCAGGAGCGGGGTATCACCATTACCTCCGCTGCTACGACTGCATTCTGGGCTGGCTCCGACAAGCAGTTCGACCGTCACCGCTTCAACATCATCGATACCCCGGGCCACGTTGACTTCACCATTGAAGTAGAGCGCTCCCTGCGCGTACTCGATGGCGCGGTCGTTGTGTTCTGCGGTACCTCGGGTGTTGAGCCTCAGTCGGAAACCGTATGGCGTCAAGCCAACAAATACGGCGTTCCGCGTCTTGTTTACGTAAACAAGATGGACCGTGCCGGCGCAAACTTCCTGCGCGTGATCGGTCAGATCAAGCAGCGTCTGGGTCACACTCCGGTGCCTATCCAGTTGGCTATCGGCGCAGAAGACAATTTCCAGGGTCAGATCGATCTGATCTCCATGGAAGCTGTTTACTGGGACGACGCTGACAAAGGTATGGTTGCCCGTCGCGAAGCGATCCCTGCAGAACTGCAGGAATTGGCTGAAGAGTGGCGCAGCAACATGGTTGAAGCTGCCGCTGAAGCCAACGAAGAGCTGATGAACAAGTACCTCGAAGGTGAAGAACTCACCATCGAAGAAATCAAGTCTGCTCTGCGTCAACGTACCATCGCTGGCGAAATCGTTCTGGCTGTATGCGGTTCTTCGTTCAAGAACAAGGGCGTTCCCCTGGTTCTCGACGCAGTTATCGACTACCTGCCGGCTCCAGTAGACATTCCGGCCATCAAGGGTTCCGACCCGGATGACGAAGAAGTCGCAATGGAGCGTCATGCAGATGACAGCGAACCGTTCTCGGCTCTGGCTTTCAAAATTGCTACCGACCCATTCGTGGGTACCCTGACTTTCGCACGCGTTTACTCGGGTGTGTTGAGCTCTGGCGACGGCGTTTTGAACTCCGTAAAAGGCAAGAAAGAGCGCGTTGGTCGTATGGTGCAAATGCATGCGAACACTCGTGAAGAGATCAAAGAAGTACGCGCTGGTGACATCGCGGCTTTGATCGGCATGAAGGACGTCACCACTGGCGACACCTTGTGCTCTCTTGACAAGCCAATCATCCTCGTTCGCATGGACTTCCCGGAGCCGGTTATCTCGGTTGCCGTTGAGCCTAAGACGAAGGATGACCAGGAAAAAATGGGTATCGCTCTGGGCAAACTTGCTCAGGAAGACCCGTCTTTCCGCGTCAAAACTGATGAAGAGACTGGTCAAACGATCATCTCTGGCATGGGCGAGTTGCACCTGGACATCCTGGTTGACCGGATGCGCCGTGAGTTCAACGTCGAAGCCAACATCGGTAAGCCACAGGTTTCCTATCGTGAGAAGATCACGAAGGCTTGTGAGATCGAAGGCAAGTTCGTACGCCAATCCGGCGGTCGTGGCCAGTTCGGCCATTGCTGGATTCGTTTTGCACCGGCTGACGAAGGTCAGGAAGGTCTGCAATTCGTGAACGAAGTGGTAGGTGGTGTGGTTCCTAAGGAATACATCCCGGCCATCCAGAAGGGTATCGAAGAGCAGATGAAGAACGGTGTTGTTGCCGGCTATCCGCTGATCGGCCTGAAGGCTACCGTTTTCGATGGTTCTTACCACGACGTCGACTCCAACGAGATGGCGTTTAAGGTGGCAGCCTCCATGGCGACCAAGCAACTTGCCTCCAAAGGTGGCGGTGTTGTTCTTGAGCCGATCATGAAGGTTGAAGTTGTTACACCTGAGGACTACATGGGTGACGTGATGGGTGACCTGAATCGTCGTCGTGGTCTGATCCAGGGTATGGAAGATACGGTTTCCGGCAAGGTTATCCGTGCCGAGGTTCCGTTGGGTGAGATGTTCGGTTATGCGACCGACGTCCGTTCCATGTCCCAGGGTCGCGCGAGCTACTCTATGGAATTCTCCAAATACTCCGAGGCTCCGTCGAATGTCGTCGAAGCTATCGTTAAAAAACAAGGCTGA
- the rpsG gene encoding 30S ribosomal protein S7 codes for MPRRRVAAKREVLDDPKYGSQILAKFMNHVMESGKKAVAERIVYGALEKVKERKNSDPLEIFEKALDAIAPLVEVKSRRVGGATYQVPVEVRPSRRNALAMRWLVDFARKRGEKSMALRLAGELLDAAEGKGAAVKKREDVHRMAEANKAFSHYRF; via the coding sequence ATGCCAAGAAGACGCGTAGCAGCCAAGCGCGAAGTGCTTGACGATCCAAAATACGGAAGCCAAATTCTGGCCAAGTTCATGAACCACGTTATGGAAAGCGGCAAGAAAGCCGTTGCCGAACGTATCGTTTATGGCGCGCTGGAAAAGGTTAAAGAACGCAAGAACTCCGATCCCCTGGAAATCTTCGAGAAAGCTCTCGACGCCATCGCTCCGCTGGTCGAAGTGAAGTCGCGCCGTGTAGGCGGTGCTACTTACCAGGTCCCGGTCGAAGTTCGTCCGTCCCGTCGTAATGCATTGGCAATGCGCTGGCTGGTAGACTTCGCGCGCAAGCGCGGTGAGAAGTCTATGGCTCTGCGTTTGGCTGGCGAACTGTTGGACGCCGCCGAAGGTAAAGGTGCTGCAGTTAAGAAGCGTGAAGACGTGCACCGTATGGCTGAAGCCAACAAAGCTTTCTCGCACTACCGCTTCTAA
- the rpsL gene encoding 30S ribosomal protein S12, which produces MATINQLVRQPRKRIVEKSDVPALQNCPQRRGVCTRVYTTTPKKPNSALRKVCRVRLTNGFEVSSYIGGEGHNLQEHSVVLIRGGRVKDLPGVRYHTVRGSLDTSGVKGRNQGRSKYGTKKPK; this is translated from the coding sequence ATGGCAACTATCAACCAGCTGGTACGTCAGCCGCGTAAGCGTATCGTCGAGAAATCCGACGTACCTGCGCTGCAGAACTGCCCGCAACGTCGTGGCGTATGCACTCGTGTGTATACCACCACGCCGAAAAAACCTAACTCGGCACTGCGTAAAGTATGCCGTGTGCGCCTGACCAACGGTTTCGAGGTTTCCTCGTACATCGGCGGTGAAGGTCACAACCTGCAAGAGCACAGCGTGGTCCTGATTCGTGGCGGTCGTGTAAAAGACTTGCCAGGTGTTCGTTACCACACCGTCCGCGGTTCTTTGGATACTTCCGGCGTCAAAGGTCGTAACCAGGGTCGCTCGAAGTACGGTACCAAGAAGCCTAAGTAG